A genomic stretch from Engraulis encrasicolus isolate BLACKSEA-1 chromosome 10, IST_EnEncr_1.0, whole genome shotgun sequence includes:
- the dennd2c gene encoding DENN domain-containing protein 2C, giving the protein MLALSMEHGHGARRGVGGISRSQGRGQGRGQGQGRATTTTTTTAAAVTVGASSKVGSSSAVASPPRLSPTSGRPLPRGAPPLNIRQKISQWEGLSQAEDIQASGVGGGVKGHSRGGNAPLRRELSSDALGNGVRSPVMTRHNHHYRADEDPRGKATLSKAKSLGLDFREDARNVCSSAIGRKMVETNTQRIQTISSPRLQDRGGHTGLGNTASCAPVLSPSPTRALKVIQLKTPILFTEASPSNGVQTGVAAQRDSDLSPLPPLPPCPASPAPSLEDPEDRLPPGNFYTSRGFWKQLEASDSLWDKHRDASLASGTNISGSGTGTFRGFPFTDEVPAPPKPQRTFQYRGTAGSDSNAANCGNQWDCQVTNRTRTARGRVPLGPPSCPPPPCPVLLGQGNGFSRHKKNRKSFEFEDVSRLASQQGSIGSSGGSRRSGLYHARSEDSIYEDIIPDASRENPYEDVKLSPMCLPISRPRPWTIAQRQRPLQTPKLPPKPLTLRAFPERPEKGPSKPTHTLTPTATATATTPKRSVGTRACRLPQYVVKIHEVFQTKRGWKRVKSQGTARDEASGTESDPDDGSKDGLHRLVYKQSTLRRRPGYRTLEKDLIQLQQQQLFQLFVVVSLRKAPTGNTYSPVVTQQFPTKFEKSSRLSREAEDRLKVIPLFCFPDSQDWKPSADGRSETFSFVLTGEDGSRWFGYCRKILPVGKGKRLPEVHCIVSRLGCFNLFAKILVEVERRREISPALVYPFMRSVMEAPFPAPGRTITVKSFLPGSGNEVLTLCRPVDSRLEHVDFDSLLECLSVAHLLQVFASLLLERRVIFIADKLSTLSRSAHSALALLYPFTWQHTFVPVLPASMLDISCSPTPFLMGALSPSLPELLELPIEEVLIVDLSADKFVRQLGDEDCILPSKLQAALHEILEGREQLLSQEEADRSTGEECDLSSLISEAFVRFFVELVGHYPLHMSEAEAGGARELHRDNFRKSHPSRGARQFLQLFMDTQMFAGFIQDRELRKGVKGLFEMRTAEYLDSQPEPEPSVVNKFFKEIGNKMKFLQKK; this is encoded by the exons atgCTGGCCCTCAGCATGGAGCATGGCCATGGAGCTCGCAGAGGGGTGGGGGGAATCAGCCGCAGCCAGGGCAGAGGCCAAGGCCGAGGGCAGGGCCAGGGtcgggccaccaccaccaccaccaccaccgccgctgctGTCACCGTTGGTGCCTCCAGCAAGGTGGGGTCCTCCTCGGCCGTGGCATCCCCACCCAGGCTCTCCCCAACCTCGGGCCGACCCCTACCCCGCGGAGCCCCGCCCCTCAACATCCGGCAGAAGATCTCTCAGTGGGAGGGGCTCAGCCAGGCCGAGGATATCCAGGCGAGCGGTGTCGGAGGGGGGGTGAAAGGTCACAGTCGAGGAGGAAACGCGCCGCTGAGGCGGGAGCTGTCTAGCGATGCGCTGGGAAATGGAGTCCGTTCCCCAGTGATGACCCGCCACAACCATCACTACCGGGCCGATGAAGACCCACGTGGTAAAGCCACTCTGTCCAAAGCCAAGAGCCTGGGCTTGGACTTCAGGGAAGACGCCAGGAATGTGTGCAGCTCCGCCATCGGGCGCAAGATGGTCGAGACGAACACCCAACGTATTCAGACCATCTCATCGCCCCGGCTCCAGGACCGTGGCGGGCACACGGGCCTGGGCAACACGGCGAGCTGCGCCCCTGTGCTCTCACCCAGTCCAACCCGTGCTCTTAAGGTCATCCAGCTCAAGACTCCCATCCTCTTCACGGAAGCCTCCCCCTCCAACGGGGTCCAGACGGGTGTGGCTGCCCAACGGGACTCCGACCTCTCACCTCTACCTCCACTACCTCCGTGTCCGGCCTCTCCAGCGCCCTCATTAGAGGACCCCGAGGACAGACTCCCCCCTGGGAACTTCTACACCTCGCGCGGCTTCTGGAAGCAGCTGGAGGCTAGTGACAGCCTCTGGGACAAACACAGGGACGCTTCTCTGGCGTCCGGTACCAACATCTCCGGCTCCGGTACCGGCACCTTCAGAGGCTTCCCGTTTACAGACGAGGTCCCGGCGCCGCCCAAACCGCAGCGCACCTTCCAGTACAGGGGGACGGCGGGGTCAGATAGCAACGCGGCCAACTGTGGGAACCAGTGGGACTGCCAGGTCACCAACAGAACCAGAACTGCCCGAGGCAGAGTTCCCCTGGGCCCCCCTTCCTGCCCCCCTccgccctgtcctgtcctcctcggCCAAGGAAATGGCTTTTCAAGGCACAAGAAAAACAG GAAGTCGTTTGAGTTTGAGGATGTGTCTCGGTTGGCATCTCAGCAGGGCAGCATCGGCAGCAGCGGAGGCTCTCGCCGCTCAGGCCTCTACCACGCCCGCTCTGAAGACAGCATCTACGAGGACATCATcc CGGATGCGTCCAGGGAGAACCCTTACGAGGACGTGAAGCTGTCCCCCATGTGCCTGCCCATCAGCCGGCCAAGGCCCTGGACCATCGCCCAGAGACAGAGACCTCTGCAGACTCCCAAG CTGCCTCCAAAACCTCTGACGCTGAGAGCCTTTCCTGAGAGGCCAGAGAAGGGGCCCTCCAAACCAACCCACACCCTCActcccaccgccaccgccaccgctacCACCCCCAAACGCAGCGTCGGCACTCGGGCATGCAGACTGCCTCAG TATGTGGTGAAGATCCATGAGGTGTTTCAGACCAAAAGGGGCTGGAAGAGGGTGAAGAGTCAAGGAACAGCCAGAG ACGAGGCGAGTGGCACGGAGAGTGACCCGGATGATGGCAGCAAAG ACGGTCTGCACAGGCTGGTGTATAAGCAGTCTACGTTGAGGAGGAGGCCTGGCTACCGCACGCTGGAGAAAGACCTCatccagctgcagcagcagcagctcttccAGCTCTTTGTAGTGGTGTCGCTCCGAAAGGCTCCTACCGGAAACACCTACAGCCCAGTCGTCACACAACAGTTCCCCACCAAG TTTGAGAAGTCGTCGCGTCTGTCTCGGGAAGCAGAGGACCGGCTGAAGGTCATCCCCCTCTTCTGCTTCCCAGACTCGCAAGACTGGAAGCCCTCCGCTGACGGCAgaag TGAAACGTTCTCGTTTGTGCTCACGGGCGAAGATGGGAGTCGCTGGTTTGGGTACTGTCGCAAGATCctg CCCGTAGGCAAGGGGAAGAGGCTGCCAGAGGTGCACTGCATAGTCAGCAGGCTCGGCTGCTTCAACCTCTTTGCCAAG ATCCTGGTGGAggtggaaaggaggagggagatctCCCCTGCGCTCGTCTACCCCTTCATGAGGAGCGTGATGGAGGCCCCCTTCCCTGCCCCGGGCAGAACCATCACCGTCAAGAGCTTCCTACCTGGCTCAGGGAATGAG GTGCTGACGCTGTGTCGACCGGTGGACTCTCGGCTGGAGCATGTGGACTTTGACAGCCTGCTGGAGTGCCTCAGCGTGGCTCACCTGCTCCAGGTCTTCGCATCGCTGCTGCTGGAGAGAAGAGTCATCTTCATCGCTGACAAGCTCAG CACGTTGTCTCGGTCTGCCCACTCTGCGTTGGCGCTGCTGTACCCCTTCACCTGGCAGCACACCTTTGTGCCCGTGCTGCCTGCCAGCATGCTGGACATCAGCTGCTCTCCCACACCCTTCCTGATGGGGGCGCTCTCTCCCTCGTTACCAGAACTGTTGGAACTGCCCATCGAAGAG GTGCTCATCGTAGATCTATCCGCAGACAAGTTTGTACGCCAG ctgGGTGATGAGGACTGCATCCTGCCCAGTAAGCTGCAGGCCGCTCTGCATGAGATCCTGGAGGGCAGAGAGCAGCTCCTCAGCCAGGAAGAGGCCGACAGGAGCACTG gtGAGGAGTGTGACCTGAGCTCCCTGATCTCGGAGGCGTTTGTGCGTTTCTTCGTGGAGCTGGTGGGCCACTACCCGCTGCACATGAgcgaggcagaggcagggggcGCCAGAGAGCTGCATCGCGACAACTTCCGCAAGTCCCACCCCTCACGCGGCGCGCGCCAGTTCCTCCagctcttcatggacacacagatgTTCGCCGGCTTCATCCAGGACAGGGAGCTGCGCAAGGGAGTCAAAG GTCTGTTTGAAATGAGAACAGCTGAATACTTGGACTCCCAGCCAGAGCCGGAACCCAGCGTGGTCAATAAGTTCTTCAAGGAAATCG GCAACAAAATGAAATTCCTACAAAAGAAGTGA
- the LOC134456988 gene encoding uncharacterized protein LOC134456988, producing the protein MRLCVLSRYCIPVPEMDSDDDVVTSKIKVDTRKQENWRKTGKKLRKEIKCLRKWMADRRGKAPKKAIIGAQEEVTKAAAPAKVKEKAGVTVESRHNCLINIHQAMAHPRQDGQDIINPVVVAVSLANANSQKKEPWSLPCPTLKGEEKRQKVLSWSDHTEAATMMSDTVCSVTPPDSARSRSLCHSHLSPEAPEEERRLQLLVWLERRGLTIMQAADTLAADSSSLDKTRSQLAKRDGRSPRVVTDGNQEHKRLDHTNESRVHQGEKLRPLTPQQKHIVEEQSRLQLQSWLEGKGLTTMTAADTQAADSCSADGRHDTHLNRSRHSERRLRQWTSSCFSTHASRSTSIVLDGLRYFVLYMTYYHSTLIAMIVIVMMTIFILLVSVY; encoded by the exons ATGAGGCTCTGCGTTTTATCCCGCTACTGCATACCTGTACCTGAAATGGACAGCGATGACGATGTGGTGACATCAAAGATCAAGGTGGACACCAGAAAGCAAGAAAATTGGAGAAAGACTGGGAAGAAGCTGAGAAAAGAGATCAAGTGCCTGAGGAAATGGATGGCAGACAGGAGGGGGAAGGCGCCGAAGAAGGCCATCATTGGAGCCCAGGAAGAGGTGACGAAGGCTGCAGCACCAGCTAAGGTGAAGGAGAAGGCTGGAGTGACAGTGGAGAGCCGTCACAATTGTCTGATAAATATTCACCAGGCCATGGCTCACCCTAGGCAGGATGGACAAGATATTATTAATCCTGTGGTTGTGGCTGTGAGTTTGGCTAATGCTAATTCTCAGAAGAAGGAACCATGGTCACTCCCTTGCCCAAcactgaagggagaggagaagaggcaaaAAGTGCTGAGCTGGTCTGACCACACTGAGGCAGCAACGATGATGTCTGACACTGTATGCAGTGTCACCCCACCTGACTCTGCTCGTTCCCGCTCATTAT GCCATAGTCATTTGTCCCCGGAGgcaccagaggaggagaggaggctgcagcTACTGGTCTGGTTGGAGAGAAGAGGCCTAACCATCATGCAAGCAGCTGACACACTGGCTGCAGACAGCTCTTCTTTGGACAAGACAAGATCTCAGCTGGCCAAACGGGACGGCAGAAGCCCTCGGGTGGTCACTGATGGAAACCAAGAGCACAAAAGGCTGGACCACACGAACGAATCGAGAGTCCACCAGGGTGAGAAGTTGAGGCCTCTAACCCCACAACAGAAGCATATCGTGGAGGAGCAGAGTAGGCTGCAGCTGCAGAGCTGGTTGGAGGGAAAAGGCCTCACCACCATgacagcagcagacacacaggCTGCAGACAGCTGTTCTGCCGATGGCCGCCATGACACACACTTGAACAGATCGCGCCACAGTGAGCGGAGACTCAGGCAGTGGACTTCCAGTTGCTTTAGCACTCATGCTAGCCGTAGCACAAGTATTGTATTGGATGGATTACGTTATTTTGTATTGTACATGACATATTATCATAGCACATTAATCGCCATGATAGTCATCGTCATGATGACAATCTTCATCTTATTAGTTTCCGTATATTAA